The Primulina tabacum isolate GXHZ01 chromosome 16, ASM2559414v2, whole genome shotgun sequence genome window below encodes:
- the LOC142529952 gene encoding protein indeterminate-domain 14-like: protein MLGNINDPSLSSEPFPSPEDGSISKRKRRPAGTPDPDAEVVSLSPKTLLESDRYVCEICNQGFQRDQNLQMHRRRHKVPWKLLKRETPIARKRVFVCPEPSCLHHDPCHALGDLVGIKKHFRRKHSNHKQWVCEKCSKGYAVQSDYKAHLKTCGTRGHSCDCGRVFSRVESFIEHQDACSMGRLRSDCHSLHPPPVCLSRTASSPSPSNGGATNMNNCTRQLPNLELQLLTERNTSTAISIPDYSMKLDEDHSTQLQLSIGSTENIGKNEADDRRNVSNRCSPRGSSSTSEKPTSAARLKDLAQEQLRVAVAEKAYAEEARRQAKRQIEVAEQQFGNARRIRQQALGELEKAQALKEHAIKQMNSIVLQITCSSCKLKFKQSTSATPLPLAEASSSRENLPGLSYISAALREWEINKSDQN, encoded by the exons ATGTTAGGCAACATTAATGACCCTTCTCTTTCTTCTGAGCCGTTCCCATCCCCAGAAGATGGAAGCATCAGTAAAAGAAAACGAAGACCCGCAGGAACACCAG ATCCAGATGCAGAAGTGGTGTCACTATCTCCAAAAACCCTTCTTGAATCCGATCGATACGTGTGCGAGATCTGCAACCAGGGTTTCCAACGTGACCAGAATCTGCAGATGCACAGGAGGCGGCACAAGGTTCCGTGGAAATTACTGAAGCGCGAGACCCCGATAGCTCGGAAGCGTGTCTTCGTCTGCCCCGAGCCCAGCTGCCTGCACCACGACCCCTGCCACGCCCTCGGCGATCTTGTGGGGATCAAGAAACACTTCCGGCGGAAACACAGCAATCACAAGCAATGGGTCTGCGAGAAATGCTCAAAAGGCTACGCCGTGCAGTCCGATTACAAGGCGCATCTCAAAACTTGCGGGACTCGGGGGCATTCTTGCGACTGTGGTCGCGTATTCTCCAG AGTGGAGAGCTTCATCGAGCATCAGGATGCTTGTAGCATGGGGCGGCTCCGCTCGGATTGCCACTCTCTACACCCGCCGCCGGTTTGCTTGTCTCGAACAGCGTCGAGCCCCAGCCCGTCCAACGGCGGAGCCACCAACATGAATAATTGCACTCGCCAATTACCGAATCTTGAACTTCAGCTCCTCACTGAACGCAACACAAGTACCGCAATCAGCATTCCCGATTACTCGATGAAACTCGACGAGGATCACTCTACACAGCTGCAGCTGTCGATCGGGTCTACCGAGAACATAGGAAAAAACGAGGCCGATGACCGTAGAAACGTCAGCAACCGATGCTCGCCGAGGGGGAGCAGCAGTACAAGTGAAAAACCCACTTCAGCGGCGAGGCTGAAGGACCTAGCGCAGGAGCAGCTCAGAGTAGCCGTGGCAGAGAAGGCTTACGCAGAAGAGGCGAGGCGACAGGCGAAGAGACAGATTGAGGTGGCGGAGCAGCAATTCGGCAACGCGAGAAGGATCCGGCAACAAGCCTTAGGGGAGTTGGAAAAGGCGCAAGCGCTGAAGGAACACGCGATCAAGCAGATGAACTCAATTGTGCTGCAAATAACTTGCAGTTCTTGCAAGCTTAAATTCAAGCAAAGTACTTCGGCGACGCCATTGCCGCTTGCAGAAGCTTCTTCTTCTCGAGAGAATTTGCCGGGGCTGAGTTACATTTCAGCTGCTCTTCGAGAATGGGAAATCAACAAAAGCGACCAaaattga
- the LOC142528710 gene encoding putative inactive receptor kinase At1g48480, with translation MRLLGSRNLPGMLLLLFLFFFTVSSDLSGDRAALLAFRSAVGGRTLLWNTTLTTPCSWPGVLCENNRVTALRLPGSSLLGSIPANTLAGLTALRTLSLRLNHLSGPLPSDLSQLSQLRNLYLQGNQFSGPVPDFIFSLHALVRLNLASNNFSGQIPSGFNNLTRLRTLYLENNQFSGVLPDIDIPDLPQFNVSFNNLNGSVPKGLEGKPKEAFLGTLLCGKPLDNACAEVGGEPPAASPVENGNGILNSGKGGKKKLPGGAIAGIVIGSVVGFILLLFVVLFLCMKRSGKKARSVDLAAIKSQENDSGRKPVESENGGMGNGFSVASAAAAAVSANGNGKAENGADMAVAKKLVFFGNGSRVFDLEDLLRASAEVLGKGTFGTSYKAVLEVGTVVAVKRLKDVAISEREFKEKIEGVGTMENENLVPLRAYYYSREEKLLVYDYMQMGSLSALLHGNKGAGRTPLNWETRSSIALGAARGIEYIHFQGPNVAHGNIKSSNILLTKSCEPRVSDYGLNHLVGPSSSPTRVTGYRAPEVTDPRKVSQKADVYGFGVLLLELLTGKAPTHALLNDEGVDLPRWVQSVVREEWTSEVFDLELLRYQNVEEELVQLLQLGIDCTAQHPDNRPSISEVARRIEDLRLSSSRDVRGQIDHVTEAD, from the exons ATGCGTCTGCTGGGTTCACGGAACTTGCCCGGAATGTTGCTTCTCCTTTTCTTGTTCTTCTTCACTGTTTCCTCAGATTTGTCGGGAGATAGGGCGGCCCTCTTGGCCTTCCGCTCCGCCGTCGGGGGGCGAACGCTGCTCTGGAACACCACCCTCACCACCCCATGCAGCTGGCCGGGAGTTCTGTGTGAGAACAACCGCGTCACGGCCCTCCGCCTCCCGGGCTCCTCTCTACTTGGTTCTATTCCTGCCAATACTTTGGCCGGGTTAACGGCTCTTCGTACTCTCAGCCTTCGGCTCAACCATCTCTCCGGCCCGCTTCCTTCTGACCTCTCCCAGCTTTCTCAGCTTCGTAATCTTTATCTTCAGGGGAACCAGTTTTCCGGCCCTGTACCcgattttattttttcactTCACGCCCTTGTGCGGTTGAATCTGGCTTCGAACAATTTTTCGGGTCAAATTCCATCTGGATTTAACAATTTGACTCGTCTGCGTACGCTTTACCTGGAGAATAACCAATTTAGTGGCGTTTTACCCGACATTGATATTCCTGATCTTCCGCAGTTTAATGTTtcttttaacaatttaaatggGTCGGTGCCGAAAGGGCTTGAGGGGAAGCCCAAAGAGGCGTTTTTGGGAACTTTGCTTTGTGGGAAGCCTCTTGATAATGCATGTGCTGAAGTAGGCGGGGAACCTCCGGCTGCTTCTCCTGTagagaatggaaatgggattcTAAACTCGGGAAAAGGTGGGAAAAAGAAGTTGCCTGGTGGTGCAATTGCTGGAATCGTGATAGGATCTGTTGTTGGCTTCATTTTGCTGCtatttgttgttttgtttttgtgtaTGAAGAGGAGCGGAAAGAAGGCTAGGTCTGTAGATTTAGCGGCGATCAAGAGCCAAGAAAATGACTCGGGCAGAAAACCTGTGGAGTCTGAAAATGGCGGAATGGGCAATGGATTTTCAGTGGCTTCCGCAGCCGCTGCTGCAGTGAGTGCTAATGGGAATGGGAAGGCAGAAAATGGAGCTGACATGGCAGTTGCCAAGAAGTTAGTATTCTTTGGTAACGGGTCGAGGGTGTTCGATTTGGAAGATTTGCTGAGGGCCTCGGCCGAGGTTTTGGGAAAGGGGACGTTCGGGACATCATACAAGGCAGTTTTGGAAGTGGGGACTGTGGTGGCTGTGAAGAGGCTGAAAGATGTTGCCATTTCGGAAAGAGAATTCAAGGAGAAAATTGAGGGGGTTGGAACCATGGAGAACGAGAATTTGGTGCCTCTTAGGGCTTACTACTACAGTAGAGAGGAGAAGCTTCTTGTATATGACTACATGCAAATGGGAAGCCTTTCTGCACTTCTTCATG GAAATAAAGGGGCTGGTCGAACACCATTAAATTGGGAAACGAGATCAAGCATTGCCCTTGGAGCTGCTCGTGGAATCGAATACATTCATTTTCAAGGTCCCAATGTGGCCCATGGAAACATTAAATCATCAAATATACTTCTTACCAAGTCGTGTGAACCTAGAGTCTCTGATTATGGACTGAACCATCTAGTTGGTCCTTCATCCTCTCCAACCCGAGTCACCGGCTATCGTGCACCCGAAGTGACCGATCCTCGCAAAGTCTCCCAAAAAGCTGATGTTTATGGATTTGGTGTGTTGCTTTTGGAGCTTCTTACTGGCAAAGCGCCAACACACGCCCTCTTAAACGACGAAGGAGTCGACCTGCCTAGATGGGTTCAGTCTGTAGTTCGAGAAGAGTGGACTTCTGAAGTTTTTGATCTCGAACTTCTCCGATACCAGAACGTAGAGGAAGAACTAGTGCAACTCTTGCAACTCGGTATCGACTGCACGGCTCAGCACCCGGATAATCGTCCCTCCATTTCTGAAGTTGCAAGACGGATCGAAGATCTACGACTATCAAGCTCACGAGACGTGCGAGGTCAGATTGATCATGTAACTGAAGCTGATTAA